A single Pseudomonas sp. HN11 DNA region contains:
- the mpl gene encoding UDP-N-acetylmuramate:L-alanyl-gamma-D-glutamyl-meso-diaminopimelate ligase, whose amino-acid sequence MHIHILGICGTFMGSMAVLAKELGHHVTGSDANVYPPMSTQLEAQGIELTQGYDPAQFDPAPDLVVIGNAMSRGNPAVEYVLNKGLPYVSGPQWLADHVLQGRWVLAVAGTHGKTTTSSMLAWVLEHAGMSPGFLIGGVPQNFSVSARLGDTPFFVIEADEYDSAFFDKRSKFVHYRPRTAILNNLEFDHADIFPDLPAIERQFHHLVRTIPSEGLVICPTTEPALRRVIDMGCWTPVQTTGAGGQWQVKLLSEDGSRFEVLFEGEAQGIVEWDMTGQHNVANALVTLAAARHVGVVPSMGITALNAFKSVKRRMEKVADVNGITIYDDFAHHPTAIATTLDGLRKRVGDAPIIAIVEPRSNSMKLGAHRDGLPESVNDADQVVWYAPANLGWDLPGIAALCTVPSTVCDSIDGIIEHVKHQAKPGTHVVVMSNGGFGGLHGKLAEALK is encoded by the coding sequence ATGCACATTCATATTCTCGGTATTTGCGGCACATTCATGGGCTCGATGGCGGTTCTGGCCAAAGAACTGGGCCACCACGTCACGGGCTCCGATGCCAACGTCTACCCGCCCATGAGCACGCAACTCGAGGCCCAGGGTATCGAGTTGACCCAAGGCTACGACCCGGCGCAATTCGATCCGGCCCCCGATCTGGTCGTGATCGGCAACGCCATGTCGCGTGGCAACCCGGCGGTCGAGTATGTCCTCAATAAAGGTTTGCCTTATGTGTCTGGCCCGCAATGGCTGGCCGACCATGTGTTGCAAGGCCGTTGGGTGCTCGCGGTCGCCGGCACTCACGGCAAGACCACCACCAGCAGCATGCTCGCCTGGGTGCTGGAGCACGCAGGCATGAGTCCGGGCTTCCTTATCGGTGGTGTACCGCAGAACTTCTCCGTGTCGGCCCGATTGGGCGATACGCCGTTCTTCGTAATCGAGGCCGATGAATACGACAGCGCCTTCTTCGACAAGCGTTCCAAGTTCGTTCACTACCGCCCGCGCACGGCGATCCTGAACAACCTGGAGTTCGATCACGCCGACATCTTCCCCGATCTGCCGGCCATCGAGCGTCAGTTCCATCATCTGGTACGCACCATTCCGAGCGAAGGCCTGGTGATCTGCCCGACCACCGAGCCGGCCTTGCGGCGCGTGATCGATATGGGCTGCTGGACGCCGGTGCAAACCACCGGCGCGGGCGGGCAGTGGCAGGTCAAGTTGCTCAGCGAAGACGGTTCCCGCTTTGAAGTGCTGTTCGAAGGCGAAGCCCAAGGCATTGTCGAGTGGGACATGACCGGCCAGCACAACGTCGCCAACGCCTTGGTTACATTGGCTGCCGCGCGGCATGTGGGCGTGGTGCCCTCCATGGGGATTACCGCGTTGAATGCTTTCAAAAGCGTGAAGCGCCGTATGGAAAAAGTCGCCGACGTGAATGGGATTACCATCTACGACGACTTTGCCCACCACCCGACGGCCATTGCTACCACGCTGGATGGCCTGCGCAAGCGCGTCGGCGATGCGCCGATCATTGCGATTGTCGAGCCACGCTCCAACTCCATGAAGCTCGGTGCCCACCGCGACGGCCTGCCGGAAAGCGTCAACGACGCCGACCAAGTAGTCTGGTACGCACCGGCCAACCTCGGCTGGGACCTGCCGGGCATCGCAGCGCTGTGCACCGTGCCATCAACGGTGTGCGATTCCATTGACGGCATCATCGAACACGTCAAACACCAGGCCAAACCCGGTACTCACGTGGTGGTCATGAGCAACGGCGGCTTTGGCGGCCTGCACGGCAAACTGGCCGAGGCGCTGAAATGA
- a CDS encoding sigma-54-dependent Fis family transcriptional regulator, whose amino-acid sequence MHNDHFSRHAQQVLTVAHGRDPSSDPSIARSWLRCLEDYHLDPAQTIAPTVLEHGRLLESRERLQQVLHIAGSEMNSLHQQLSGAGHAVLLTDTRGVILNCVTAPSERKIFERAGLWLGADWSEACEGTNGIGTCLVERQPLTIHRDEHFRGRHTGLTCSASPVFDPHGDLLAVLDVSSAREAVSRQSQFHTMALVNLSAKMIESCYFLRHFENHWLLRFHLQAESVGLFSEGLLAFDGEGRICAVNQSALNLLGQRRSGLLGQPVAGFFECSLDQLLGRASASASASWPLCTRDGRRLFAALRGQARSVPTLVAKPVAAEQSPLPGICLGDMALQQDFGKALRVFERDVPLLINGETGSGKEAFAKAVHQSSRRADEAFVALNCAAIPEGLIESELFGYRGGSFTGARKEGMHGKLQQADGGTLFLDEIGDMPLALQTRLLRVLEDRKVVPVGGESQAVDIRIISATHRDLLERVQQGSFREDLYYRLNGLEISLPALRERSDKAQLLDFVLSQEAGEQRVSLDPAARQALLGFAWPGNVRQLRTVLRTMVALCEDSHVSIEDLPAVIRQSPVLMTQACKPSSLPLEDAERLALLTVLEEQRWHMSHAAQQLGISRNTLYRKLRKYGIARSAIVLDI is encoded by the coding sequence ATGCACAACGACCATTTCAGTCGCCATGCCCAGCAAGTTCTCACCGTGGCGCATGGCCGCGACCCGTCCAGCGATCCATCCATCGCCCGCTCCTGGCTGCGTTGTCTGGAGGACTACCACCTCGACCCTGCGCAAACCATCGCCCCCACCGTGCTTGAACATGGCCGTTTGCTGGAAAGTCGCGAGCGTCTGCAGCAGGTGCTGCACATTGCCGGCAGCGAGATGAACAGCCTGCATCAACAACTCTCGGGCGCCGGGCATGCTGTACTTCTCACTGATACGCGCGGGGTGATCCTCAACTGTGTCACCGCGCCGTCCGAGCGCAAGATCTTCGAGCGCGCCGGGTTGTGGCTGGGCGCAGACTGGAGCGAGGCCTGCGAAGGCACCAACGGCATCGGCACCTGCCTGGTGGAACGCCAGCCTCTGACCATTCACCGTGATGAACATTTTCGTGGCCGGCATACTGGGCTGACCTGTTCGGCGAGTCCCGTGTTCGACCCTCATGGCGACCTGCTCGCGGTGCTCGACGTATCATCGGCCCGCGAGGCGGTGTCGCGTCAGAGCCAGTTCCACACCATGGCGCTGGTGAATCTCTCGGCGAAGATGATCGAGAGTTGTTACTTTCTGCGCCACTTTGAAAACCACTGGTTGCTACGCTTCCACCTGCAGGCGGAATCGGTGGGGTTGTTCAGTGAAGGATTGCTGGCGTTCGACGGCGAAGGGCGCATTTGCGCAGTCAACCAGAGTGCGTTGAACCTGTTGGGGCAGAGGCGCAGCGGACTGCTGGGGCAGCCGGTAGCGGGTTTTTTCGAATGCTCGCTGGATCAATTGCTCGGCCGCGCCAGTGCCAGTGCCAGCGCCAGTTGGCCGCTGTGCACGCGCGATGGCCGGCGGTTGTTCGCCGCCTTGCGTGGCCAGGCGCGCAGCGTCCCTACACTCGTAGCCAAACCCGTGGCGGCCGAACAGTCACCCCTGCCTGGCATCTGCCTGGGCGATATGGCGCTGCAACAGGACTTTGGCAAGGCGCTGCGGGTGTTCGAGCGCGATGTACCGTTGCTGATCAATGGCGAAACCGGCTCTGGTAAAGAAGCCTTCGCCAAGGCCGTGCACCAGTCCAGTCGGCGTGCAGATGAAGCGTTCGTCGCGCTCAACTGTGCCGCCATCCCCGAAGGCCTTATTGAAAGCGAACTGTTTGGCTACCGCGGCGGCAGTTTTACGGGGGCGCGAAAAGAAGGCATGCACGGCAAGTTGCAACAGGCCGACGGTGGCACCTTGTTCCTCGATGAGATCGGGGATATGCCCCTGGCCTTGCAAACTCGTCTGTTGAGAGTGCTGGAAGACCGTAAGGTTGTACCCGTAGGCGGTGAGTCCCAGGCGGTTGATATTCGAATCATCAGTGCTACCCACCGCGATTTGCTGGAACGCGTTCAGCAGGGCAGTTTTCGTGAAGATTTGTATTACCGCTTGAATGGCCTGGAGATCAGCCTGCCGGCGTTGCGTGAGCGCAGTGATAAGGCGCAATTGCTCGATTTTGTTCTGTCGCAAGAAGCCGGCGAGCAACGGGTCAGCCTCGACCCGGCGGCGCGCCAGGCATTATTGGGGTTTGCCTGGCCGGGGAATGTCCGCCAATTGCGCACGGTGTTGCGAACAATGGTGGCCCTGTGCGAAGACAGCCATGTGAGTATTGAGGATCTGCCCGCGGTCATCCGCCAATCCCCTGTTCTCATGACTCAGGCATGCAAGCCTTCATCGCTGCCTCTGGAAGATGCCGAACGGCTGGCCTTGCTGACTGTTTTAGAGGAGCAACGCTGGCATATGAGCCACGCGGCCCAGCAATTGGGCATTAGCAGAAATACCCTTTACAGGAAGTTACGCAAGTATGGAATTGCACGTAGTGCAATAGTTCTTGACATATAA